Proteins encoded within one genomic window of Nonomuraea gerenzanensis:
- a CDS encoding pseudouridine-5'-phosphate glycosidase yields MRSTTDSILQPSDEVAEALAAGAPVVALESTIISHGLPQPRNLEVARELEGVVRAAGAVPATIAVLDGVPRIGLDEAELERIASEPGLRKLGQRDLPLAAALKASGATTVSATSFLAARAGIRVFATGGLGGVHRGWAEDQDESADLDTLAGTRITVVCAGVKSILDVPATLQRLETRGVSVVGFGTDTFPGFYLHSSGQPIDWRIESPDEVAAVMRGQDALGGPETALIVANPVPEDQQLDPELHDRVLGEALAAAEREGVKGQAITPFLLGYLVNGTAGASLEANLAAVRGNTALAARIAVSWARS; encoded by the coding sequence ATGCGCAGCACCACCGACTCCATCCTGCAGCCGTCCGACGAGGTCGCCGAGGCCCTGGCGGCCGGCGCGCCGGTCGTGGCGCTGGAGTCCACGATCATCTCCCACGGGCTGCCGCAGCCGCGCAACCTGGAGGTGGCGCGGGAGCTGGAGGGAGTCGTACGGGCGGCGGGCGCCGTGCCGGCCACGATCGCCGTCCTGGACGGTGTGCCCCGCATCGGCCTGGACGAGGCGGAGCTGGAGCGCATCGCGTCCGAGCCCGGGCTGCGCAAGCTGGGCCAGCGGGACCTGCCCCTGGCGGCGGCGCTGAAGGCCAGCGGCGCGACCACGGTGTCGGCCACCTCGTTCCTGGCCGCGCGCGCCGGGATCCGGGTCTTCGCCACCGGCGGGCTGGGCGGCGTGCACCGTGGCTGGGCCGAGGACCAGGACGAGTCCGCCGACCTCGACACGCTGGCCGGCACCCGGATCACCGTGGTCTGCGCGGGCGTCAAGTCGATCCTCGACGTGCCGGCGACGCTGCAGCGGCTGGAGACGCGGGGCGTGAGCGTGGTGGGGTTCGGCACGGACACCTTCCCCGGCTTCTACCTGCACTCCTCGGGCCAGCCGATCGACTGGCGGATCGAGTCGCCCGACGAGGTCGCGGCCGTCATGCGCGGCCAGGACGCGCTGGGCGGCCCCGAGACGGCGCTGATCGTGGCCAACCCGGTGCCCGAGGACCAGCAGCTCGACCCCGAGCTGCACGACCGGGTGCTCGGTGAGGCGCTGGCCGCCGCCGAGCGCGAGGGGGTCAAGGGGCAGGCGATCACCCCGTTCCTGCTCGGTTACCTGGTGAACGGCACCGCCGGCGCCTCCCTTGAGGCCAACCTCGCCGCCGTGCGCGGCAACACCGCCCTGGCGGCCCGGATCGCGGTCTCCTGGGCCCGATCGTGA
- a CDS encoding carbohydrate kinase family protein has protein sequence MTDGALLIVGDVVTDVVALHGSPVRSGTDTSADIVLRPGGSGANTAAWAACLGAEVHLLARLGYDSSEWHTTELVKTGVRPHVVVDPDRPTAVVIAMVDRTGERSMLTNRGAGGLISAADWDPALLDGVARLHLSGYILFAEAGLGLARQAMADAAAAGVAISIDPASTGPLRDFGVERFTRETAQAGLIIPNLDEALLLSGAETAERAAVHLSERYGTAVVKLGARGALAAVDGEVVATAEGVSAEVVDSTGAGDAFAAGFLAAKLLGADEQAALQAGCRAGAECVAQVGGRPRYGLDLNRLYPIHTD, from the coding sequence GTGACCGACGGCGCCCTCCTGATCGTCGGGGACGTCGTCACCGACGTGGTGGCGTTGCACGGCTCCCCGGTGCGCTCCGGCACCGACACCTCGGCCGACATCGTGCTGCGCCCCGGCGGATCCGGCGCCAACACCGCGGCCTGGGCCGCCTGCCTGGGCGCCGAGGTGCACCTGCTGGCCAGGCTCGGCTACGACAGCAGCGAATGGCACACCACCGAGCTGGTGAAGACGGGCGTGCGTCCGCACGTGGTGGTCGATCCCGACCGTCCGACGGCCGTCGTGATCGCGATGGTGGACAGGACCGGCGAGCGTTCCATGCTCACCAACCGCGGCGCGGGCGGCCTGATCTCGGCGGCCGACTGGGACCCCGCCCTGCTCGACGGCGTGGCCAGGCTGCACCTGTCGGGTTACATCCTGTTCGCCGAGGCCGGGCTGGGCCTGGCCAGGCAGGCCATGGCGGACGCCGCCGCCGCGGGCGTCGCGATCAGCATCGACCCGGCCTCCACCGGGCCGCTGCGCGACTTCGGCGTTGAACGTTTCACCCGGGAGACGGCGCAGGCCGGCCTGATCATCCCGAACCTCGACGAGGCCCTCCTGCTCAGCGGGGCCGAAACGGCGGAGCGGGCGGCCGTACACTTGAGTGAGAGATATGGCACAGCGGTGGTGAAGCTGGGTGCGCGGGGCGCGCTGGCCGCCGTGGACGGCGAGGTGGTGGCCACCGCTGAGGGGGTGTCCGCCGAGGTCGTCGACTCCACGGGGGCGGGTGACGCGTTCGCCGCCGGGTTCCTCGCCGCGAAACTCCTCGGCGCCGACGAACAGGCCGCCTTGCAGGCGGGTTGCCGTGCTGGTGCCGAATGTGTGGCCCAGGTGGGCGGCCGTCCACGGTACGGTTTGGATCTGAACCGTCTTTACCCTATTCACACTGATTGA